A DNA window from Paenibacillus segetis contains the following coding sequences:
- the prfA gene encoding peptide chain release factor 1 yields MLDRLQSLAGRYEKLSELLCDPDVTNDTKKLRDYSKEQSDLQPAYEAFVEYKTVVEELEAAKAMQAEKLDDEMREMVKMEIDDLTGRQAELEEKIHVLLLPKDPNDDKNVIVEIRGAAGGDEAALFAADLYRMYTRFADTQGWKVDVLDTNESDLGGFKEVIFMINGRGAYSKLKFESGAHRVQRIPATESGGRIHTSTSTVSVMPEAEELDIEIHDKDIRVDTFCSSGAGGQSVNTTKSAVRVTHIPTGIMATCQDGKSQNSNKDKALQVLRARISDMMRQEEEAKYAGERKSKVGTGDRSERIRTYNFPQSRVTDHRIGLTLHKLDQVMNGDITEFVSALTLAEQAEMMDKGE; encoded by the coding sequence TTGTTGGATCGACTACAATCCCTAGCTGGACGTTATGAGAAACTCAGTGAGTTGCTTTGTGATCCGGATGTAACTAACGACACGAAGAAATTGCGAGATTATTCAAAGGAACAATCGGACTTACAACCTGCTTATGAGGCATTCGTTGAATATAAGACTGTTGTTGAAGAACTTGAAGCCGCAAAAGCAATGCAGGCGGAGAAGTTAGATGATGAAATGCGCGAAATGGTTAAGATGGAAATCGATGATCTGACTGGACGTCAGGCTGAATTGGAAGAAAAAATCCATGTTCTCCTACTTCCTAAAGATCCGAATGATGATAAGAATGTAATTGTGGAAATCCGTGGGGCTGCTGGTGGCGACGAAGCAGCGTTGTTTGCGGCTGATTTGTACCGCATGTATACGCGTTTTGCTGATACTCAGGGCTGGAAAGTGGATGTCTTGGATACGAACGAGAGTGATCTCGGTGGCTTTAAAGAGGTTATCTTTATGATTAATGGACGGGGCGCCTACAGCAAACTGAAGTTTGAGAGTGGCGCACACCGTGTGCAACGGATTCCAGCTACTGAATCGGGTGGACGGATTCATACGTCGACTTCAACGGTCTCCGTGATGCCAGAAGCTGAGGAACTGGATATTGAAATTCACGATAAAGATATTCGTGTCGATACGTTCTGTTCCAGTGGTGCGGGTGGTCAGTCCGTTAATACGACGAAATCAGCTGTCCGGGTCACGCATATTCCTACGGGAATTATGGCAACGTGTCAGGACGGCAAATCACAGAACTCCAATAAAGACAAAGCTTTGCAGGTGCTTCGTGCACGTATCTCGGATATGATGCGTCAGGAAGAGGAAGCAAAATATGCTGGTGAACGGAAGAGTAAGGTAGGTACAGGAGACCGCAGTGAGCGTATCCGTACGTATAACTTCCCGCAGAGCCGCGTAACTGATCATCGGATCGGGTTGACTCTTCATAAATTGGATCAAGTGATGAATGGAGACATTACGGAGTTTGTTTCGGCGCTTACCTTAGCTGAGCAAGCAGAAATGATGGATAAAGGAGAATAA
- the prmC gene encoding peptide chain release factor N(5)-glutamine methyltransferase: protein MNGDGYVLSGALNISEARREASSFLEAAGVSEPLSNTELLLRHVLGLTNAAYLAALRDPFPQDRKDAWEEAIRRKAAGEPAQYIIGEQEFYGLTFRVTPAVLIPRPETELLVEAIAKAGDRLWPGGAPRVADIGTGSGAIAAALSHLRPSWQLAASDISPDALAVAQDNVRRLGLDVEFKQGDLLEPFKGESLDIVVSNPPYIPAADILELQREVRDYEPRGALDGGPDGLAPYRVMMEQLGLLQQPPRLIGFELGMGQAEAVAELLRSTGIWQEIITVRDFAGIDRHVLGIAIF, encoded by the coding sequence TTGAACGGTGACGGATATGTTCTATCTGGAGCGCTCAACATTTCAGAAGCCCGTAGAGAGGCTTCTTCTTTTTTGGAAGCCGCAGGCGTGAGTGAGCCCTTATCTAATACGGAGCTATTGCTCCGTCATGTGCTTGGGCTTACGAACGCCGCTTATTTGGCGGCACTCCGCGATCCCTTCCCACAAGACCGCAAGGATGCGTGGGAAGAAGCGATCCGCCGCAAGGCAGCGGGTGAGCCAGCGCAGTATATTATCGGGGAACAGGAATTTTACGGCTTGACCTTCCGGGTCACGCCGGCTGTGCTCATTCCTAGGCCCGAAACGGAGCTGCTTGTTGAGGCGATCGCTAAGGCGGGCGATCGCCTTTGGCCCGGCGGCGCACCACGGGTCGCCGACATCGGCACAGGCAGCGGCGCAATCGCCGCTGCACTCTCGCACCTGCGCCCGTCATGGCAACTCGCGGCGAGTGATATCTCGCCGGATGCGCTTGCGGTGGCGCAGGACAATGTCCGGCGACTCGGCCTAGATGTAGAGTTCAAGCAAGGAGATTTGCTTGAACCGTTTAAGGGCGAGTCGCTGGACATCGTAGTATCTAACCCGCCGTACATTCCGGCGGCGGACATCTTAGAGCTTCAGCGTGAAGTTCGTGATTATGAGCCGCGTGGAGCATTGGATGGGGGGCCAGATGGTCTCGCACCTTATCGGGTGATGATGGAGCAGCTTGGATTGCTGCAACAACCGCCCCGTCTGATTGGATTTGAACTTGGTATGGGTCAAGCAGAAGCTGTTGCGGAGCTACTTCGGAGCACGGGGATATGGCAGGAGATTATAACTGTTCGCGATTTTGCTGGAATCGATAGACATGTGCTTGGTATTGCAATTTTTTGA
- a CDS encoding FtsW/RodA/SpoVE family cell cycle protein, with amino-acid sequence MISKWKRIDWSIVIILLLFMGISVCLIHSGIAAWPKFKGSDTRMVFYYILGFICFFGVILIDYRILLKYHVFIFMAGMLLLVVVLFIGAELNGAQGWIKIPGIGLNLQPAELFKIVLILSLAALLMKKSKLGLSFWKDIVPLALVTLIPFALVMKQNDIGNGLAYLIILVGMLWVGNIKYSHTLIILGLVTLTFYGGVKTYISHHDEIVAALEKTNKAHYLNRIDPWLLPSEASEDASYHTRNAKLAIASGGMFGKGYMKGDMVQSAMVPYTYSDSIIVVVGEEFGFVGISVLILLYFILIYRLILIALECRERAGPLIITGIVAMFLYQIFENIGMFIGLMPLTGITLPFISYGGTSLILNMVSLALVLSIKLYGQEVDDFPLPVESKKQDRVMI; translated from the coding sequence ATGATTAGTAAATGGAAGAGAATTGATTGGTCTATTGTTATTATTTTATTGTTGTTCATGGGGATTAGTGTCTGTCTTATTCATAGCGGAATAGCTGCTTGGCCGAAATTTAAAGGTTCTGATACCCGCATGGTATTTTATTATATTCTTGGATTCATCTGCTTTTTCGGTGTGATCCTGATTGATTACCGGATACTCCTTAAGTATCACGTGTTTATTTTCATGGCTGGTATGTTACTCCTGGTGGTTGTTTTATTTATAGGAGCTGAACTGAACGGGGCGCAGGGCTGGATAAAGATTCCGGGGATAGGACTTAACCTACAACCGGCCGAGTTATTTAAGATTGTATTAATTCTGTCTCTAGCCGCGTTATTGATGAAGAAATCTAAACTCGGACTTTCTTTTTGGAAAGACATTGTACCGTTGGCACTTGTTACACTGATCCCTTTTGCTTTAGTAATGAAACAAAATGATATTGGAAATGGACTTGCTTACTTAATTATTTTGGTTGGTATGCTGTGGGTAGGAAATATTAAGTATTCTCATACATTAATTATTTTGGGTTTAGTTACACTGACCTTTTATGGTGGAGTAAAGACTTATATATCCCATCACGATGAGATTGTCGCTGCACTTGAAAAAACCAATAAAGCACACTATTTGAACAGAATTGATCCATGGCTACTCCCAAGTGAAGCTAGTGAAGATGCTTCCTATCATACAAGGAATGCGAAGCTGGCTATTGCATCTGGAGGTATGTTTGGTAAAGGTTACATGAAGGGGGATATGGTACAATCGGCGATGGTACCCTATACTTATTCAGACTCTATCATCGTCGTAGTTGGTGAAGAATTTGGGTTTGTAGGTATATCAGTACTTATCCTGTTGTATTTTATTCTGATCTATCGTTTGATTCTGATTGCATTGGAGTGCCGTGAACGAGCGGGACCCTTAATTATTACGGGGATCGTTGCGATGTTTCTTTATCAAATATTTGAGAATATCGGCATGTTCATTGGTCTGATGCCTTTAACAGGAATAACACTTCCTTTCATTAGTTATGGAGGAACCTCGTTAATTCTTAATATGGTTAGTCTGGCTCTAGTCTTAAGCATTAAGTTATATGGCCAAGAAGTGGATGATTTTCCTCTTCCTGTGGAGAGTAAGAAACAAGATCGGGTTATGATTTAA
- a CDS encoding FtsW/RodA/SpoVE family cell cycle protein gives MLNKLKKIDIAIVIILLLLMGISIVVLYSATENTQYQGYHLRMIAYYVVGFLAFLVLSLIDFRLLVKYAPVIYIAGVGLLVVVMFVGNTYYNATGWITLPGGLSLQPAELFKLFLIIFLGFILVRKRKNQLQFWRDVVPLGLFTFIPFAAVMAQNDLGNALSYIVILAGMLWIGNVKYIHALIAAAIFIGSLIGGISAYKIYHDEVYNFFVEIGREHWIERIDPWLAPEKATAKAIYHTKNAKLAIASGGMTGEGYMKGETVQSERVPLTYSDSIFVVIAEEFGFIGSSVLLLLYFVLIHRLILIALECRDRCGPYMIVGIVAMLLYQIFENIGMFIGLMPLTGITLPFISYGGTSLVINMASIGLAMSIRIHGDEEDDIPSILPARFRIFNSK, from the coding sequence ATGCTAAATAAACTTAAAAAAATCGATATCGCAATTGTAATCATATTGTTGCTTCTGATGGGAATCAGCATTGTGGTGTTATATAGTGCGACGGAGAATACTCAGTATCAAGGCTATCATCTCCGGATGATTGCGTATTATGTCGTTGGATTTCTGGCTTTTTTAGTTCTTTCCCTCATTGATTTTAGGCTACTTGTAAAATATGCCCCCGTCATTTATATCGCAGGTGTCGGACTTTTAGTCGTGGTTATGTTTGTCGGGAATACGTACTATAATGCGACGGGATGGATAACGCTCCCGGGTGGACTCAGTTTGCAGCCAGCTGAGCTATTTAAACTGTTCCTGATTATTTTTTTAGGATTCATACTGGTTCGTAAACGCAAGAATCAGTTGCAATTTTGGCGGGATGTTGTGCCTTTAGGTCTGTTTACGTTTATCCCCTTTGCTGCAGTTATGGCGCAGAATGATTTAGGAAATGCGCTTAGTTATATTGTTATTTTGGCAGGTATGCTGTGGATCGGTAATGTTAAATATATTCACGCTCTCATTGCTGCTGCCATATTTATAGGCTCGCTTATCGGTGGGATTAGTGCATATAAGATATATCATGATGAAGTGTATAACTTCTTTGTGGAGATCGGACGTGAACACTGGATTGAGCGGATTGATCCGTGGTTAGCGCCAGAGAAAGCAACAGCTAAGGCGATTTATCATACTAAGAATGCTAAGCTGGCTATCGCCTCAGGCGGCATGACCGGGGAAGGATATATGAAAGGGGAGACGGTACAGTCAGAACGTGTTCCGTTAACCTACTCCGATTCGATTTTCGTAGTCATTGCTGAAGAATTTGGCTTTATCGGTAGTTCGGTATTATTACTGTTGTATTTCGTACTGATTCACAGGTTGATTTTAATCGCGCTTGAATGTAGGGATCGATGTGGACCTTATATGATCGTTGGTATTGTTGCCATGCTACTGTATCAAATTTTTGAGAATATTGGGATGTTTATCGGACTCATGCCTTTGACAGGAATCACGCTACCGTTTATTAGCTACGGTGGTACTTCTCTAGTTATTAACATGGCGAGTATCGGACTCGCGATGAGTATTCGTATACATGGTGACGAGGAAGATGACATTCCTAGTATCTTGCCTGCTCGTTTCAGGATATTTAATTCTAAATAG
- the spoIIR gene encoding stage II sporulation protein R: MRKKVALIIFSFMILVMCWEAQKIDTAVAEGIIPQDSIRLRILANSDEVSDQVVKRRVRDAVVEQMNGWVSELENPQDLEEARRIIRTHLQSIKEQVNDTLESSGKNYSYNVELGVVPFPTKMYGGAVYPAGNYEALRVTLGEGLGKNWWCVLFPPLCFVDAGSGDAVAKDGAAVKNAVDDKAPSASSVEPKDTEVRFFIWDKLVEFWDWISGLFA; the protein is encoded by the coding sequence ATGAGAAAGAAAGTAGCACTTATCATTTTTAGTTTTATGATTCTTGTGATGTGTTGGGAAGCTCAAAAGATAGATACAGCTGTCGCTGAAGGTATTATTCCACAGGATTCCATTCGGCTTAGAATTTTGGCGAATTCGGATGAAGTTTCAGATCAAGTTGTTAAACGACGTGTTCGTGATGCAGTTGTGGAACAGATGAACGGTTGGGTAAGTGAACTGGAGAACCCTCAAGATTTGGAGGAGGCTCGCCGAATCATTCGCACTCATCTACAGTCTATTAAAGAACAAGTAAATGATACGCTAGAGAGCAGCGGTAAAAATTATAGCTACAATGTAGAATTAGGAGTTGTTCCGTTTCCAACCAAAATGTATGGAGGAGCAGTCTATCCTGCGGGAAATTACGAAGCACTTCGCGTTACGCTTGGTGAAGGGCTAGGGAAGAATTGGTGGTGCGTGTTATTCCCACCGCTATGTTTCGTCGACGCAGGTAGTGGTGATGCCGTTGCGAAAGACGGGGCTGCGGTGAAGAATGCTGTGGATGATAAGGCACCATCCGCTTCGTCCGTAGAGCCGAAGGATACGGAGGTTCGTTTCTTCATCTGGGACAAGCTAGTAGAATTCTGGGATTGGATTTCCGGTCTGTTTGCCTAA